Proteins encoded in a region of the Triticum dicoccoides isolate Atlit2015 ecotype Zavitan chromosome 3A, WEW_v2.0, whole genome shotgun sequence genome:
- the LOC119272294 gene encoding elicitor-responsive protein 1-like has translation MARGLLEVHLVHAKGLSGTDFLGKIDPYVVVQYRSQERKSSTARDAGRNPSWNEMLRFQINSSAANVQDKLVLRIMDHDNFSSDDFLGQATINVTDLISMGMESGKSRLNPAKYRVVTADNSYHGEIKIGITFTAAKVDAHSQVEQDGAHVGGWMQTFREQKV, from the exons ATGGCGCGCGGCCTTCTGGAGGTGCATCTGGTCCACGCCAAGGGCCTCTCCGGCACCGATTTCCTCG GGAAGATCGATCCGTATGTGGTGGTGCAGTATCGGAGCCAGGAGCGCAAGAGCAGCACCGCCCGAG ATGCGGGGAGGAACCCGAGCTGGAACGAGATGTTGAGATTCCAGATCAACTCCTCCGCGGCCAACGTGCAGGATAAGCTCGTCCTCCGGATCATGGACCACGACAACTTCTCAAGCGACGACTTCCTCGGCCAAGCAAC GATCAATGTGACCGACCTGATCAGCATGGGCATGGAGAGCGGCAAGTCGCGGCTGAACCCGGCCAAGTACAGGGTGGTCACCGCGGACAACTCGTACCACGGCGAGATCAAGATCGGCATCACCTTCACCGCCGCAAAGGTTGATGCCCATTCCCAGGTTGAACAAGACGGAGCACATGTTGGAGGCTGGATGCAGACCTTTCGTGAGCAGAAGGTCTGA